A window from Drosophila nasuta strain 15112-1781.00 chromosome 3, ASM2355853v1, whole genome shotgun sequence encodes these proteins:
- the LOC132793741 gene encoding protein GDAP2 homolog isoform X5 gives MTMLEGMTSIDLGSSPMQETTGDMMGPDELMETPEERYERLLQRAQVEDLTEVSGIGCLYQSGVDRLGRPVIVFCGKWFPAQNIDLEKALLYLIKLLDPIVKGDYVIAYFHTLTSTNNYPSLHWLREVYSVLPYKYKKNLKAFYIVHPTFWTKMMTWWFTTFMAPAIKAKVHSLPGVEHLYSAITKDQLEIPAYITEYDMATNGLHYFNPVPTAS, from the exons atGACAATGCTCGAGGGCATGACGTCCATAGACTTGGGCTCCAGCCCCATGCAGGAGACAACCGGGGACATGATGGGACCCGATGAGCTCATGGAGACGCCGGAAGAGAG ATACGAGCGTCTCTTGCAGCGGGCACAAGTTGAGGATCTGACTGAAGTATCTGGCATTGGCTGTCTCTATCAGAGCGGCGTGGATCGTTTGGGCCGACCTGTGATTGTGTTCTGTGGTAAATGGTTTCCAGCACAGAACATTGACCTGGAGAAG GCACTGTTGTATCTGATAAAACTGCTGGATCCAATTGTCAAGGGCGACTATGTGATCGCATACTTCCATACCCTCACATCCACCAACAATTATCCATCGCTGCATTGGTTGCGTGAGGTCTACAGTGTCTTGCCATACAA ATACAAGAAGAATCTGAAGGCCTTCTATATTGTGCATCCCACGTTCTGGACGAAAATGATGACTTGGTGGTTCACCACATTCATGGCGCCCGCCATCAAGGCCAAAGTGCATTCGCTGCCCGGCGTCGAGCATCTGTACTCGGCCATAACAAAGGATCAGCTGGAAATACCCGCCTACATAACCGAATACGATATGGCG ACCAACGGCCTGCATTATTTTAACCCCGTGCCGACTGCCTCGTAG
- the LOC132793745 gene encoding apolipoprotein D: MSEQRFCVIWRISLVLLSSLLLLTFVGQTDAYGFGRCPNYPSMPKFNMSRVLGHWYEVERSFYLPEIASGCTTFEFQPYNKADLSKFNNFKLEVAIKTVNRITGNPNVNLGYATPENSRSSIMDFKFNTRFPEVIARLLPGSGKYQVLYTDYDNFAILWSCGSIGSLGYADQIWILGRETDFVLKIREKIYDVLKRLSLDPERLVLSKNTNCPPRAVNN; the protein is encoded by the exons atgtctgAACAACGATTTTGCGTAATCTGGCGAATTTCTCTGGTGTTGCTGTCGTCGCTGTTGTTATTGACATTTGTGGGCCAAACGGACGCTTATGGGTTTGGACGTTGCCCGAACTATCCATCGATGCCAAAGTTCAACATGAGTCGG GTACTTGGCCATTGGTATGAGGTGGAGCGTTCATTCTATTTGCCAGAAATCGCCTCGGGCTGCACCACTTTCGAGTTTCAGCCCTACAACAAAGCGGATCTGTCCAAGTTTAACAACTTCAAGCTGGAGGTGGCCATAAAGACCGTTAATCGCAT CACTGGCAATCCCAATGTTAATCTCGGCTATGCCACGCCAGAGAACAGCAGATCCTCCATTATGGACTTTAAG TTCAATACACGCTTTCCAGAGGTGATTGCGCGTTTGTTGCCCGGTTCTGGGAAATATCAGGTGCTTTATACGGACTACGATAACTTTGCCATCTTGTGGTCCTGCGGCAGCATTGGTTCCCTTGGCTATGCCGATCAGATCTGGATCTTGGGACGCGAAACAGACTTTGTGCTAAAGATACGTGAGAAGATCTACGATGTGCTAAAGCGACTCTCCTTGGATCCGGAAAGATTGGTGCTCAGCAAAAATACCAATTGTCCGCCAAGAGCAGTAAACAATTGA
- the LOC132793744 gene encoding S-adenosylmethionine sensor upstream of mTORC1: protein MATEEHQRLANIVKSCHDSLRQFTKLHGAERAWQEHTGPHNAAKLAEYADAMQQLAGIWESNTNKTELQARSRIKWAIDYITKYFYTEGIYLQKRQREQRLLASYTELSEAECTFMDEPPDRLCVLDVGSCFNPFGNTPHLEVTAIDLCPAQGALVLQADFLTVDVDAQLTEPEIREQSVKKLPANYYHCVIFSLLLEYMPSAEQRLLCCRKAYELLRPEGILVIITPDSQHVGKNASLMKNWRFALAKLGLLRVRFEKLPHITCMVFRRAISQELSQHWASVHREEGICDAIQIPQDEH, encoded by the coding sequence ATGGCCACGGAGGAGCATCAACGACTGGCCAACATTGTGAAGAGCTGTCACGACAGTCTGCGGCAATTCACCAAGCTGCACGGTGCCGAACGTGCGTGGCAGGAACACACGGGGCCGCACAATGCCGCCAAGTTGGCGGAATATGCGGATGCAATGCAGCAGCTAGCAGGCATATGGGAATCGAACACCAACAAGACAGAACTGCAGGCACGCAGTCGCATCAAGTGGGCCATCGACTACATCACGAAGTACTTCTACACCGAGGGCATCTACTTGCAAAAGCGACAGCGGGAACAGCGTCTCTTGGCCTCCTACACTGAGTTGTCTGAGGCGGAGTGTACGTTCATGGATGAACCGCCAGACAGGCTTTGCGTGCTGGACGTGGGCAGCTGCTTCAACCCGTTTGGCAACACTCCACATCTGGAAGTCACCGCAATTGATCTCTGCCCGGCACAGGGAGCTCTAGTGTTGCAGGCAGACTTCCTCACAGTTGACGTGGATGCCCAGCTAACGGAGCCTGAAATCAGAGAGCAGAGCGTCAAGAAACTACCTGCTAACTACTACCACTGCGTCATCTTTAGCCTCCTGCTGGAGTACATGCCCAGCGCAGAGCAGCGATTGCTTTGTTGCCGCAAGGCCTATGAGCTGCTGCGACCCGAGGGCATTCTGGTCATAATCACACCCGATTCTCAGCATGTGGGCAAGAACGCTAGCCTCATGAAGAACTGGCGCTTTGCCCTCGCCAAGCTGGGGCTGTTGCGTGTGCGCTTCGAGAAATTGCCGCACATAACGTGTATGGTATTTCGTCGAGCAATTAGTCAAGAGTTATCCCAACACTGGGCCAGTGTGCATCGTGAGGAAGGCATTTGCGACGCCATACAAATACCGCAGGATGAGCATTAG
- the LOC132793785 gene encoding uncharacterized protein LOC132793785, translating to MPKLWIFLLIALLLNCLELSTARGGGGGGGGGHGGGGGGHGGGHGGGFGGGRGGGFGGGRGGGFGGGRPGGFGGGRPGGFGGPPRGGFGGPPRGGYGRPYGGGYGYGGYRPYGYGGFGVLPLPVPVPYPCRRYPYDYYYYDSYYC from the coding sequence ATGCCGAAATTGTGGATATTTTTGCTGATCGCCCTGCTGCTTAACTGCTTGGAACTATCAACTGCGCGTGGAGGCGGAggtggcggaggaggaggtcatggtggtggtggtggcggtcACGGAGGTGGACATGGCGGTGGCTTTGGTGGTGGTCGTGGAGGCGGCTTTGGCGGTGGTCGTGGAGGCGGCTTTGGAGGAGGACGACCAGGCGGTTTTGGAGGCGGCAGACCTGGTGGCTTCGGCGGGCCACCTAGAGGAGGATTCGGAGGACCGCCAAGAGGTGGCTATGGTCGTCCATATGGCGGTGGCTATGGCTATGGTGGCTATAGACCTTATGGCTATGGTGGATTCGGTGTTTTGCCTCTCCCGGTGCCAGTTCCCTATCCATGCAGACGTTATCCATATGATTACTATTATTACGACAGTTACTATTGCTGA
- the LOC132793741 gene encoding protein GDAP2 homolog isoform X2 has translation MRLDTNSNVDFKAFDSSSSSSGIIVKLDNLATWGGSQKTDTRLPITDYSTLGGPRHNCSPFPLSKDVNNRLVIWDGDMTTLEVDAITNSSDETLTESNSISERIIAVAGNQLKEELSTTVKECRIGDVRVTRGYNLPAKYVLHTVAPAYKEKLKTAAENALHCCYRNVLCKAKELNLRTIAVCNVSGNQKSFPADVAAHIALPDDDSDVSPHDMEGNNSDLEYGARDMNGLSLNSYSSGLQAQIQRDLDRQHLLSDRPIAGIYESVVADGIESPEHQDRYERLLQRAQVEDLTEVSGIGCLYQSGVDRLGRPVIVFCGKWFPAQNIDLEKALLYLIKLLDPIVKGDYVIAYFHTLTSTNNYPSLHWLREVYSVLPYKYKKNLKAFYIVHPTFWTKMMTWWFTTFMAPAIKAKVHSLPGVEHLYSAITKDQLEIPAYITEYDMATNGLHYFNPVPTAS, from the exons ATGCGTCTCGATACGAACTCAAATGTGGACTTTAAAGCGTTCGActccagctccagttccaGTGGGATC ATTGTGAAATTGGACAATTTGGCCACTTGGGGTGGCTCACAAAAGACGGATACACGGCTGCCCATAACGGACTATTCCACACTCGGCGGACCGCGACACAATTGCAGTCCCTTTCCACTGTCCAAAGATGTCAACAATCGTCTGGTTATTTG GGATGGCGACATGACCACATTGGAGGTGGACGCCATCACGAACAGCAGCGATGAGACCCTGACTGAAAGCAATAGCATATCGGAGCGCATTATTGCCGTCGCTGGCAATCAGCTCAAAGAGGAACTCAGCACAACGGTGAAGG AATGCCGCATTGGGGATGTGCGTGTGACGCGTGGATACAATCTGCCAGCCAAGTATGTTCTGCACACTGTTGCACCCGCCTACAAGGAGAAGCTCAAGACGGCCGCCGAGAATGCGCTGCACTGTTGCTACAG AAACGTGCTGTGCAAGGCCAAGGAGTTAAATCTGCGCACAATCGCTGTGTGCAATGTGAGTGGCAATCAGAAGAGTTTTCCTGCCGATGTCGCGGCGCATATTGCACTGC CTGACGACGACTCTGACGTGAGTCCACACGACATGGAGGGCAACAACTCGGATCTGGAGTATGGCGCCAGGGATATGAATGGCCTCAGCCTCAACTCCTACAGCAGCGGACTGCAGGCACAAATACAG CGCGATCTGGACAGACAGCATTTGCTGAGCGATCGGCCCATAGCTGGCATATATGAAAGCGTCGTTGCTGATGGCATTGAAAGCCCCGAACATCAAGATAG ATACGAGCGTCTCTTGCAGCGGGCACAAGTTGAGGATCTGACTGAAGTATCTGGCATTGGCTGTCTCTATCAGAGCGGCGTGGATCGTTTGGGCCGACCTGTGATTGTGTTCTGTGGTAAATGGTTTCCAGCACAGAACATTGACCTGGAGAAG GCACTGTTGTATCTGATAAAACTGCTGGATCCAATTGTCAAGGGCGACTATGTGATCGCATACTTCCATACCCTCACATCCACCAACAATTATCCATCGCTGCATTGGTTGCGTGAGGTCTACAGTGTCTTGCCATACAA ATACAAGAAGAATCTGAAGGCCTTCTATATTGTGCATCCCACGTTCTGGACGAAAATGATGACTTGGTGGTTCACCACATTCATGGCGCCCGCCATCAAGGCCAAAGTGCATTCGCTGCCCGGCGTCGAGCATCTGTACTCGGCCATAACAAAGGATCAGCTGGAAATACCCGCCTACATAACCGAATACGATATGGCG ACCAACGGCCTGCATTATTTTAACCCCGTGCCGACTGCCTCGTAG
- the LOC132793741 gene encoding protein GDAP2 homolog isoform X4, giving the protein MEGNNSDLEYGARDMNGLSLNSYSSGLQAQIQRDLDRQHLLSDRPIAGIYESVVADGIESPEHQDRYERLLQRAQVEDLTEVSGIGCLYQSGVDRLGRPVIVFCGKWFPAQNIDLEKALLYLIKLLDPIVKGDYVIAYFHTLTSTNNYPSLHWLREVYSVLPYKYKKNLKAFYIVHPTFWTKMMTWWFTTFMAPAIKAKVHSLPGVEHLYSAITKDQLEIPAYITEYDMATNGLHYFNPVPTAS; this is encoded by the exons ATGGAGGGCAACAACTCGGATCTGGAGTATGGCGCCAGGGATATGAATGGCCTCAGCCTCAACTCCTACAGCAGCGGACTGCAGGCACAAATACAG CGCGATCTGGACAGACAGCATTTGCTGAGCGATCGGCCCATAGCTGGCATATATGAAAGCGTCGTTGCTGATGGCATTGAAAGCCCCGAACATCAAGATAG ATACGAGCGTCTCTTGCAGCGGGCACAAGTTGAGGATCTGACTGAAGTATCTGGCATTGGCTGTCTCTATCAGAGCGGCGTGGATCGTTTGGGCCGACCTGTGATTGTGTTCTGTGGTAAATGGTTTCCAGCACAGAACATTGACCTGGAGAAG GCACTGTTGTATCTGATAAAACTGCTGGATCCAATTGTCAAGGGCGACTATGTGATCGCATACTTCCATACCCTCACATCCACCAACAATTATCCATCGCTGCATTGGTTGCGTGAGGTCTACAGTGTCTTGCCATACAA ATACAAGAAGAATCTGAAGGCCTTCTATATTGTGCATCCCACGTTCTGGACGAAAATGATGACTTGGTGGTTCACCACATTCATGGCGCCCGCCATCAAGGCCAAAGTGCATTCGCTGCCCGGCGTCGAGCATCTGTACTCGGCCATAACAAAGGATCAGCTGGAAATACCCGCCTACATAACCGAATACGATATGGCG ACCAACGGCCTGCATTATTTTAACCCCGTGCCGACTGCCTCGTAG
- the LOC132793741 gene encoding protein GDAP2 homolog isoform X1 yields the protein MRLDTNSNVDFKAFDSSSSSSGIIVKLDNLATWGGSQKTDTRLPITDYSTLGGPRHNCSPFPLSKDVNNRLVIWDGDMTTLEVDAITNSSDETLTESNSISERIIAVAGNQLKEELSTTVKECRIGDVRVTRGYNLPAKYVLHTVAPAYKEKLKTAAENALHCCYRNVLCKAKELNLRTIAVCNVSGNQKSFPADVAAHIALRTIRRYLDKFTLQVVILCVNSSERGTYEVLAPLYFPRDQLEERSALWQLPKDTGGELGEPQHPDPDRQIRIIRNPQHSHSVHMRHHHADDDSDVSPHDMEGNNSDLEYGARDMNGLSLNSYSSGLQAQIQRDLDRQHLLSDRPIAGIYESVVADGIESPEHQDRYERLLQRAQVEDLTEVSGIGCLYQSGVDRLGRPVIVFCGKWFPAQNIDLEKALLYLIKLLDPIVKGDYVIAYFHTLTSTNNYPSLHWLREVYSVLPYKYKKNLKAFYIVHPTFWTKMMTWWFTTFMAPAIKAKVHSLPGVEHLYSAITKDQLEIPAYITEYDMATNGLHYFNPVPTAS from the exons ATGCGTCTCGATACGAACTCAAATGTGGACTTTAAAGCGTTCGActccagctccagttccaGTGGGATC ATTGTGAAATTGGACAATTTGGCCACTTGGGGTGGCTCACAAAAGACGGATACACGGCTGCCCATAACGGACTATTCCACACTCGGCGGACCGCGACACAATTGCAGTCCCTTTCCACTGTCCAAAGATGTCAACAATCGTCTGGTTATTTG GGATGGCGACATGACCACATTGGAGGTGGACGCCATCACGAACAGCAGCGATGAGACCCTGACTGAAAGCAATAGCATATCGGAGCGCATTATTGCCGTCGCTGGCAATCAGCTCAAAGAGGAACTCAGCACAACGGTGAAGG AATGCCGCATTGGGGATGTGCGTGTGACGCGTGGATACAATCTGCCAGCCAAGTATGTTCTGCACACTGTTGCACCCGCCTACAAGGAGAAGCTCAAGACGGCCGCCGAGAATGCGCTGCACTGTTGCTACAG AAACGTGCTGTGCAAGGCCAAGGAGTTAAATCTGCGCACAATCGCTGTGTGCAATGTGAGTGGCAATCAGAAGAGTTTTCCTGCCGATGTCGCGGCGCATATTGCACTGC GCACCATTCGTCGTTATCTGGACAAGTTTACACTGCAGGTTGTGATACTGTGCGTCAACAGCAGCGAGCGTGGCACCTACGAGGTCCTAGCGCCGCTTTACTTTCCCCGCGATCAGCTGGAGGAGCGCAGCGCATTGTGGCAGCTGCCCAAGGATACGGGCGGCGAGTTGGGTGAACCTCAGCATCCTGATCCCGATCGTCAGATACGCATCATTCGCAATCCACAGCACAGTCACAGTGTGCACATGCGTCACCATCATG CTGACGACGACTCTGACGTGAGTCCACACGACATGGAGGGCAACAACTCGGATCTGGAGTATGGCGCCAGGGATATGAATGGCCTCAGCCTCAACTCCTACAGCAGCGGACTGCAGGCACAAATACAG CGCGATCTGGACAGACAGCATTTGCTGAGCGATCGGCCCATAGCTGGCATATATGAAAGCGTCGTTGCTGATGGCATTGAAAGCCCCGAACATCAAGATAG ATACGAGCGTCTCTTGCAGCGGGCACAAGTTGAGGATCTGACTGAAGTATCTGGCATTGGCTGTCTCTATCAGAGCGGCGTGGATCGTTTGGGCCGACCTGTGATTGTGTTCTGTGGTAAATGGTTTCCAGCACAGAACATTGACCTGGAGAAG GCACTGTTGTATCTGATAAAACTGCTGGATCCAATTGTCAAGGGCGACTATGTGATCGCATACTTCCATACCCTCACATCCACCAACAATTATCCATCGCTGCATTGGTTGCGTGAGGTCTACAGTGTCTTGCCATACAA ATACAAGAAGAATCTGAAGGCCTTCTATATTGTGCATCCCACGTTCTGGACGAAAATGATGACTTGGTGGTTCACCACATTCATGGCGCCCGCCATCAAGGCCAAAGTGCATTCGCTGCCCGGCGTCGAGCATCTGTACTCGGCCATAACAAAGGATCAGCTGGAAATACCCGCCTACATAACCGAATACGATATGGCG ACCAACGGCCTGCATTATTTTAACCCCGTGCCGACTGCCTCGTAG
- the LOC132793740 gene encoding transcription factor grauzone — MATCVLCFERCKNGQSYKIFSETGLRLNICKTINKHFWLALNSVTGSSEEICNQCWECVNTFNVFYQRVYHVHQERREFKDVPIEFCVETVAASNPLALATELDALDEAFFATDNVKVEVNELEPLPKLEILEEPAPQPTKGTKRATAAAAETPAAAKRRIKREKVTLPSDSDGDIPLAEFLDIKHNGKAEQKETPTQGRQLRRSARRGRPPKKPRTPSPESPPPATEASLKKELHSDDDLDDDMDDRDDDREFVPAEAVLGTDDSESSSESSDGGGSGDSLPDFVPEERYAEIPKRVVVKPKKYRKRPKPLVPPVRMSREEIERRKEEQNKFDEIICDFFKKLQCHICNELVHNFGDMRRHQRMSHNMESGFISCCGRKFHMRRGLAEHVLVHKNPDHFTCKQCNRAFLDSRSLEAHELTHTDPKEKEKRTYTCDKCPKIFTTKAAAEYHNASKHVDKSDFKYTCPECNKKVPTERKLKQHLRYMHDPEKAIICDKCGKTLRSRANLKKHNELEHSDKPRPKPEPVQCEICGTWLRHASGLKQHMSTVHEPPGNHRCHICDKTSVNARALKRHIYHNHQCERKFRCTMCEKAFKRPQDLREHTSTHTGEVLYTCPNCPQTFFSNANMYKHRQRLHRAEWEADRKKPLPPNIMQQSSNKKRQSTTNATPGALFAQVVEAAASSNKQ; from the exons ATGGCTACATGTGTGCTTTGCTTTGAACGCTGCAAGAACGGACAGTCCTATAAGATATTTTCCGAAACAGGTTTGCGGCTgaatatttgcaaaacaataaacaaacatttctGGCTTGCA TTAAACAGTGTAACTGGCAGCAGTGAGGAGATCTGCAATCAATGCTGGGAGTGTGTGAACACCTTCAATGTTTTCTACCAACGCGTCTATCATGTGCACCAAGAACGGCGTGAGTTCAAAGATGTGCCCATTGAGTTCTGCGTGGAAACTGTGGCGGCTTCCAATCCTCTGGCACTTGCCACCGAATTGGATGCACTCGACGAAGCATTTTTTGCCACGGATAATGTTAAAGTTGAGGTAAACGAGTTAGAACCATTGCCCAAGCTGGAAATTTTGGAAGAGCCAGCGCCCCAACCAACAAAAGGCACTAAACGAGCTACAGCCGCTGCCGCTGAAACGCCGGCAGCAGCCAAGCGACGCATCAAACGCGAGAAGGTAACGCTTCCTAGCGACTCCGATGGCGACATTCCACTAGCCGAGTTCCTGGACATCAAGCACAATGGCAAAGCGGAGCAAAAAGAGACGCCAACCCAGGGCAGACAGTTGCGTCGTAGTGCTCGTCGTGGTCGCCCACCGAAAAAACCGAGAACACCATCACCAGAATCACCGCCACCAGCCACCGAAGCATCTCTGAAAAAAGAATTGCATTCAGATGATGACCTAGATGATGACATGGATGACAGGGATGATGATAGGGAGTTTGTGCCAGCTGAAGCTGTGCTGGGAACCGATGATAGCGAAAGTTCCAGCGAGAGTAGCGACGGCGGCGGCTCCGGCGACAGTTTACCGGACTTTGTGCCCGAGGAGCGTTACGCTGAGATTCCCAAACGCGTTGTGGTCAAACCCAAAAAGTATCGCAAACGTCCCAAGCCCTTGGTTCCGCCGGTGCGCATGAGTCGGGAAGAGATCGAGCGACGCAAGgaagaacaaaacaaattcgatGAGATTATATGTGATTTCTTCAAGAAATTACAATGTCACATCTGCAACGAGTTGGTGCACAACTTTGGGGACATGCGACGCCATCAACGCATGTCCCACAACATGGAGAGTGGATTCATCTCATGCTGTGGCCGCAAGTTTCACATGCGTCGCGGTTTAGCCGAGCACGTGTTAGTCCATAAAAATCCCGATCACTTTACGTGTAAGCAGTGCAATCGTGCATTCCTGGACTCCAGATCTCTAGAGGCGCACGAGCTGACGCACACGGATCCCAAGGAGAAGGAAAAGCGCACCTATACGTGCGACAAATGTCCCAAGATCTTTACCACAAAGGCGGCTGCGGAATATCATAATGCATCCAAGCATGTGGATAAGTCGGACTTCAAATACACTTGTCCTGAGTGCAACAAGAA AGTGCCCACGGAACGCAAGCTGAAGCAGCATTTGCGTTACATGCACGATCCGGAAAAGGCCATTATCTGTGACAAGTGCGGTAAGACTTTGCGCTCCCGAGCGAATCTCAAGAAGCACAATGAGCTCGAGCATTCCGATAAGCCTCGTCCCAAACCGGAGCCAGTGCAATGTGAGATTTGCGGCACTTGGTTGCGTCATGCTTCCGGTCTTAAGCAGCACATGAGCACGGTACACGAACCGCCTGGAAACCATCGTTGTCACATTTGCGACAAGACTTCAGTTAATGCCCGCGCACTGAAACGTCACATTTACCACAACCATCAATGCGAGCGCAAATTCCGCTGCACGATGTGCGAGAAAGCATTCAAGAGGCCACAGGATTTACGA GAACACACATCCACGCACACGGGCGAAGTTCTTTACACTTGTCCGAACTGTCCGCAGACATTCTTCTCGAATGCAAACATGTACAAGCATCGCCAACGTTTGCATCGCGCCGAATGGGAGGCGGATCGCAAGAAACCGCTGCCACCTAACATCATGCAACAATCAAGTAACAAGAAACGCCAGTCAACTACAAATGCTACACCCGGCGCATTATTTGCCCAAGTCGTTGAGGCTGCGGCGAGTTCCAACAAGCAGTAG
- the LOC132793743 gene encoding 2-acylglycerol O-acyltransferase 2-A-like produces MKIEWAPADVPLDRRLQTLVTGIFTLFFFSLPLTSFALVALFLFYGGLVIRTLVVIYTVYIVVDHKRNYSALDGNGFMWNRTNPLYNVYRNYFPVSLVKTADLPPNKNYIIASFPHGILGTGICINMGLEISHWLKLFPQVRPKVGTLDQHFVIPFLRDLLRWWGLVSVSKASLNYYLTKSNDPKDPTNRDGFTSNAVAILVGGAQEALDSHPGQYIITLKNRKGFVKMAIRTGSAIVPSISFGEVDIFDQVDNPPDSLLRRLQTLVKKITGISPLIPVGRGFFNYTFGFVPYRRPIVQVVGAPIEVVQSDQPDADYVDKIHAKVVAAVEQLFEQHKKKYTANAAKTKLVIN; encoded by the exons ATGAAGATCGAATGGGCTCCAGCTGATGTGCCGCTAGATCGGCGTTTGCAAACCTTAGTCACTGGCATCTTTACGTTATTCTTCTTCAGCTTGCCTTTGACATCATTTGCCCTCGTGGCTTTATTTCTG TTCTATGGCGGCCTTGTGATTCGCACCTTGGTTGTGATCTATACTGTTTACATAGTCGTGGACCACAAACGCAATTACTCAGCCTTGGATGGCAATGG cTTCATGTGGAATCGCACCAATCCATTGTATAACGTATATCGCAATTACTTTCCCGTTTCCTTGGTCAAGACTGCAGATCTGCCACCAAATAAGAATTATATTATCGCCAGCTTTCCACACGGCATTCTTGG CACGGGCATTTGCATCAACATGGGACTTGAAATCAGCCACTGGCTGAAGCTGTTCCCTCAAGTGCGTCCAAAGGTGGGCACTCTTGATCAGCACTTTGTGATTCCTTTCCTAAGGGACTTGCTGCGCTGGTGGGGATTGGTCTCCGTCTCGAAGGCctctttaaattattatctCACTAAGTCCAATGATCCCAAGGATCCCACAAATCGCGATGGTTTCACATCGAATGCTGTGGCTATTCTTGTTGGTGGTGCTCAAGAGGCACTCGATTCCCATCCTGGACAATATATTATTACACTGAAGAATCGCAAAGGCTTTGTTAAAATGGCCATACGCACAGG TTCTGCCATTGTGCCCAGCATTTCGTTTGGCGAAGTGGACATCTTCGATCAAGTGGACAATCCGCCAGATTCGTTGCTGCGTCGCCTGCAAACCTTGGTCAAGAAGATAACCGGCATTTCGCCCTTGATTCCAGTTGGTCGAGGTTTCTTTAACTACACCTTTGGATTTGTGCCTTATCGCCGTCCAATTGTCCAAGTTG TTGGAGCACCAATCGAGGTGGTGCAGAGCGATCAACCGGATGCTGACTATGTGGATAAAATACATGCCAAGGTTGTGGCGGCTGTGGAGCAACTATTTGAGCAACATAAGAAAAAGTATACGGCAAATGCAGCGAAAACAAAGTTGGTTATAAATTAA
- the LOC132793741 gene encoding protein GDAP2 homolog isoform X3 — MINNSFEFSSDDDSDVSPHDMEGNNSDLEYGARDMNGLSLNSYSSGLQAQIQRDLDRQHLLSDRPIAGIYESVVADGIESPEHQDRYERLLQRAQVEDLTEVSGIGCLYQSGVDRLGRPVIVFCGKWFPAQNIDLEKALLYLIKLLDPIVKGDYVIAYFHTLTSTNNYPSLHWLREVYSVLPYKYKKNLKAFYIVHPTFWTKMMTWWFTTFMAPAIKAKVHSLPGVEHLYSAITKDQLEIPAYITEYDMATNGLHYFNPVPTAS, encoded by the exons atgataAACAATTCATTTGAGTTCTCAT CTGACGACGACTCTGACGTGAGTCCACACGACATGGAGGGCAACAACTCGGATCTGGAGTATGGCGCCAGGGATATGAATGGCCTCAGCCTCAACTCCTACAGCAGCGGACTGCAGGCACAAATACAG CGCGATCTGGACAGACAGCATTTGCTGAGCGATCGGCCCATAGCTGGCATATATGAAAGCGTCGTTGCTGATGGCATTGAAAGCCCCGAACATCAAGATAG ATACGAGCGTCTCTTGCAGCGGGCACAAGTTGAGGATCTGACTGAAGTATCTGGCATTGGCTGTCTCTATCAGAGCGGCGTGGATCGTTTGGGCCGACCTGTGATTGTGTTCTGTGGTAAATGGTTTCCAGCACAGAACATTGACCTGGAGAAG GCACTGTTGTATCTGATAAAACTGCTGGATCCAATTGTCAAGGGCGACTATGTGATCGCATACTTCCATACCCTCACATCCACCAACAATTATCCATCGCTGCATTGGTTGCGTGAGGTCTACAGTGTCTTGCCATACAA ATACAAGAAGAATCTGAAGGCCTTCTATATTGTGCATCCCACGTTCTGGACGAAAATGATGACTTGGTGGTTCACCACATTCATGGCGCCCGCCATCAAGGCCAAAGTGCATTCGCTGCCCGGCGTCGAGCATCTGTACTCGGCCATAACAAAGGATCAGCTGGAAATACCCGCCTACATAACCGAATACGATATGGCG ACCAACGGCCTGCATTATTTTAACCCCGTGCCGACTGCCTCGTAG